In the genome of Labrus bergylta chromosome 7, fLabBer1.1, whole genome shotgun sequence, the window CACAGTATAAAATCAAAGCGATAACAGATAAAGAGGAAACTTTATTGAACCCTGAGGGGAAATTTACAAGCTACTCTTCAGTTCGATCAAAATAAGAACCTATTGTGATTGGTTAGATAGCCAACTGGTTAAATGAATATTGGACAGCCAATGAGATGTCAGGGATGGTCCCATTGCAGGTCCCCTCACTGGACATGTACCTGGTTTAATATTGttaatccattttttttccttgtcaCTTCTGCCATATGTGGCCAAGTGTTTGCTCATGGTTGATTAATGTGGGAGTAGCCTAAAGTCTATaggctctttttgtaaagtttcttgaGATACCATTTGTTATGAATGacactttacaaataaaaatggattgattTAGTAATTAAGGACATATCATTAATGTCTAGTACTTTAAGTTGATTCACAGAAGACAAAGGCTAACTAAATCTTAGCAATTTAGTATCACTCCTTTTATGTAATAGTCAGAGTATGGTTTTATTACAACTTGACCGTAATGTATTAAAACCACATGGATCTGTACAATATACAAGTATTAAAACATAAATCCATAATaacttttaagtgttttttatcTTATAGTCTATTCCAGTGTATTCCAGTTATCATTTGCAATATTCCTCAAGGAGTTTTGACAGAGAGTATTAACCTTTGTGGCATCCTGTAATACTTAAATATTGAGTATTTCTTGCCCTCATCAAGTACAACTAACCTTCTGcttttgaaagaaatgtataACGTGTGAGTTTACTGAATATGTATGTCATATGCACGTGCTCAGACACAAACGCATATTTGCACGTGCACACCCATATTAAAAGGAGCTGCATCTGGCGCGCTGTAAAGCCTCTGCTTTGACTACAGGGCGCCCTGGAGATAATTGGTGTCCTTGGAGTTGAATAAGCTCATTCTAAAACACCTCAGGCCCGGGCTGTCCTGGTGTGTGACTGTCTATTGAATAATTGattcagagagggagggggcggTTACTATCAGATCTGAGCGTAATGACTTTATATAATTAGCACGCAGcgttgaagaagaaaaaaaaaaaacgtttgactgtgggagtttttttttttttttttttttgcagagagggagaaaggagggAGCAGTGTTAGGAGGTTCAGTGTGTGCAGAGGAGCAGCCGCAGCCtgtgagcacacacaaacacagacatcctTCTGCACTGACATCAGCTCAGATAAGACACGGACACTCTTGATTTAAGGACATCTCTCCTGCCGGCAAGGTGATACACGGATTCGCTGTCTTCATCCACCCGCTGTGAGGATATTTTCTTTACGCgtagagagacacacaaaaagcGGCTCTATGGCTGTTTCTCTTGGCTTCCCTCGTGGTTATGAGAAGCGGAGCTGAAGTTTGAGGGTGAATGTTGATTCTGCAATTTACCGGAGTGTGAAAGCCCTCggagtgtttgttgttttttttttttactgaagaagCGGAGTCTTTTCTCCTGTTGTTGGATTGTTGTCGTTCTCCTGAAGGATGGTGCTGGACAAGGAGGAGAGTGAGTACATTTTACGACATGAACGTGTTCGCTATCAACGAACATAGACTGCAGGAACTGGTTTTAGGACTTTGGAAGGAttgtgctgcagaaaataataaCACAAGTGTTTGCAAATTACAGATTTCCCTATAACTTTAATGTCAAACTAAAATCTTGTGAAATACTTTTATTTAGATTAATGAGATGAATAAAAAGGACATATTGGCATTATGGACTTTAATCTAATTTTATAATCGTTATAGACATTTTCCCATCATATGCACGTGTTGTTAACCTTGTATTTAAGGTGCTCTAtggttatttttcattttcattactATAAATAACTGTTACCATCACCATGTAGTGATTagttaagtaaaataaaaaagatgtttcTTCCCTAGTGTGTCAATAAATGCTTTTGATTGATTCTGTGATACCTTTCCTTTTTGTAAGATTCTCATAAGTAAGCTGTGCACATGTTTTTGAGTTTTCAGACTTAACCCAgcctgtctctgtgtgcgtctgtcttccTCCGTCTACCTGTTGTGTCCTCTCCAGGTGTGTCTCTCGTCCCCCTCCAGTCCAGAGAGAAGCCGAGAGCCTGCGCCGGCTGCAACGGGAAGATCCGGGACCGCTTCATGCTGCAGGCATTGGACAGGTTCTGGCATGAGGACTGTCTGAAGTGTGCCTGCTGTGACTGCCGCCTGGGCCGCCTGGGCTCCACCCTCTACACCCGGGCCAACCTCATCCTCTGCCGCAGGGACTACCTGAGGTAACCCGAAACCCTCTACAGGTGTATCTGGGCTGAAAGAGGGAAAATGAGACTGAGAGTATTgtgcaactttttaaaacaagtaaCCTCAGACCCCACTAATGTTGCCATTAGTACCCTGTTTTTGATAAGATTCTTTATAATGTTTATGAGGAAGATGGTGATAAATCTCCTTGTATACATTATAGGAACAACACCCAGGTTTCTATTTGTGTGATTTCAAGCTGTGGGTTCAAAGAAAGGTCAAAAACGTGCATAAACTGTTTTACAGTATCGTGGTGTCTATGTGTTTCTATCCGGGTTTCCACCAACAATGTAGCAATGTTGTTCATAACCATACACAGGAAGATGCAAACTAACCCAATGGGTTTGCAGAATATAAATAATGGTAAATTATTAGCAACCCTATAACACTGAAAGAGCTAAGCCAGGTGAAAAAACAATAGGTTGATTGATAATCATTTAGGTTTTTTCAGCTTGAATCTGATGGCCTCCCACTGAAAACCATGCAGAAACTGAATCAGGAAACACTGCAGTTCTTTAACTTGTTTGAGGACAAACATAGACTAAAGTGAGCAGCCTTTGCCAGCCATCAAAAACTTACTTAAAGGTTTGAAGACAAATATGCATTGACCATTAGAACCCCAAAAACTGCTTTCAGTCGATGTCAGATTGACCGTTTCTGTTTCGTTTTCAGTCAAAAATGTGCAGCCAGACAAATTCTTGAAACTCACATGAACTGTCAACATCCGTTTGTATCCCAAACCTTTGAAAATCGTACTGAAAGTTGGGTTGTTTTTCGtagaaatacataaaataatctaaatgaCTGAACAAAATTTGACTCTGTGTTTGACCCACATTtgtacatgctgctgttttctctcaTCATATCATGACTCAGCATTGTTCATTGAATTCTTCAGATGgctgctgtatttaaaaaaggggaTTCATTTGAAAAGAAACCAAAAGTACCAAACCACATTTTTCAATATATGAAGAAGTTTGGAGATAAGGGCTAAGATGGATGACAAAAAAGCATCATTCAACAGTGAGCTTCAACAGTGAGCTTCAAGTGATAGTAAAAGAGTGAGCATTGTGTTAGTTTGAGTCTTTGTGAAAGACAGCAAAGTGAAGGTAGAATAATGAAGCTTTGGTTTATGCCTCTCCCTGGTCATGTAACCATTATCTTGCTAATTCAACCTTCTTTAAGACCgtaaacaatgaaaaaagaaaagacagtgtGAGGTAAAAATAGCAAAGAGCTACTCAATATACAACATGACGTGTTTTCCTTTCAACCTTCTTGGTGagaatttgataaaaaaaagatttgttaaCTCTTATTATGTCTgtatgagaaaaacaaagctggAGCAGGAAGCTGATTAGTTAAACTTAGCATAAAAACTGAGAACACACAGCAGGGTTAGTCAAGTCTTCATATTGAAAGGAGCGTATGTGCTGGATAATGTCTTGTCCTCCTGGGACCAATAACTCTTCTTGGGATCTCTGCTGGTATAGCCTGTCAGATTGTTGTTGTAACACTTTCACAGTTTTtaacagaataaacaataataaatattGGGTGAATCTAAGAGGTACTACAAGGTGGCTAGCTGTCTCCAGATTGTGATGTCATGCTTAGCTAAGCTTATGTCCCATTTCCACCTACGTATTCCACTTTTGGTGAGTAAGCGAAAAAGCCTATTTTCCAGACTGCTTTCAGTACATCCGACACTCTGATGTTACAGGCAGTATCTTCTATGTAATAGGTCCCTAAGTTTCTAACACTTAGTGCACTTTGAAGCACTTCAGGCCCTCTTTATAAACCCTTCAGACGAAGATAAATGTTTGGAGATTGTCTGAACAGCTCCTTTCTAAACCCTTTGAGTGAGGTCATTTATCAGCCCACCTCTTCTTTCTGTGAATCACTGCACAATTAATTTATAAACACGTATGCTCTAAATTACCAACTTTTAGCACAAGGCTTAACCTTTATAATCTTCCCCCCATGAATCCTGATGACACCACTTATACACAAACCTGAATCTGGCTCGAACGGCTCCTCTGAGAGTTACACAACCTTCATTTTCTTGCCTTAAATAACGACGTCTGGTGTCAGGTCAGCAGGGGAACTCCTGATATCTCAGCCACATTGCTGAACTCATGTGTTAGTCTCATGTACAATCCAGCTGGATTTGGTTGGAGCTAAGTCTCTCATTAGCCGCGCTGCACTTAAGAGACCAAAACCCCTTTTGACAGTTAAATTGGCTAGATTGCCTCCTGTTTTCCTCATCATTGCGAGGGTGCAGACCAAAAGCCTTTGAAGAGCAGGATTAAAACCATGTGATTTCTTTTAATTGGACCATTAGTAGAGAATTAGCATTGAGCTTCGTAGCCTCGTTAAGGACAAGGAAAAAACCCACCAGGTGCCTGCTCAGGACTCAGGCTCGTTAGATCAGAACATTCGCTTTAATTAGGACTCTCTTTTGTTCCCATGTTGGTCACTCGTTGGATGACGTTTTTCATTTGTCGTTGCAAGGCTCTGGcacttccctccctccctccgtgGATCTCGTTTTTCATAACGGTTACTCCCAAACCTCCTTTTCTATTTTCCCTCTAATGGAATATGGAAATCAGCAGCAGCCACTTATCTTCATGTGTGTCAGGCTCTTAGGGAGCCGTTTGTTCATGCTTTTAGAGGTGAATGAGAGGTGAGGCAATCTGCAGCTGGTCAAGAGTGAGTCACAGAGCCTTTTCAAACATAACAGGCTTTTGTTGTCGGGTAGTTTGAGGACATAGTTCGAATGTTATCAGATGATAGTTTAAGGAAATTGTAATACATTAACTCTCAAGTTCTTACCTGCTAAATGTGCTCTGGGGCATGATCAGCCATGAGGTTCTTAAAGTAAGTGACagtttcaaataaagttaaacatCTGCATATCCACTGCACTGCTCTCTATCAGCAGCCTTAAAAATACAAGATATCAAGTTATTATAAAGCTTTTAACAGCTGACCTTTCTCCAgtccaatccaactttatttatagagcacatttgaaaacaacagaGTTGACCAAATTGataaaaagcatgaaaagaaaaaacaacaatagataaagcaaaacaaaacaaacaaactcttttACTGGGCCTACGAACGCTAAAGCATACAGATACGTTTTAGACAAGATTTAAACACAGGCAATGTGGGTAACCAGCCTAACCTGGGGGGGGGGCAACTGGTTCCACAGTTTAGGGGCTATGACTGAGAAAGCCCGGTCTCCCCTATGCTTCAGCCTATAGTGTTAGGTTCAACTAGAAGTGCCTGATCAGCAGACCTCAATGACTGTGATGGGACATACGGCTGTGAAAGGTCAGAGAGGTAGGATGGAGCCAGCCCGTTTTCTGTATAAAACCTCTTGGTTCTAAACAAGTGAAGCATCTGTTtactgcaacaacaacagagggtTGTTTATAATGATAACCTTTATTCAGACCTGCAATGGGAACTGAGAACATTCCCTTTTTCAGCTGAcgtgtcctttaaaaaaaaaaagaagtttttcTTCGTGAAACAgaaattacatgtttttttgcaaTATGGAGGGGTTTGTTTTCCATTTGGGTGTGGGGACATCAAAAACCAAACGAGTTATTCACATAGAAAACGACCTATAAAAGAAGTTATTTAATATCttgcctttttgtttcctttttgcttcctttcctttttgttaatatcttgcctttttgtttctcttgtaATGGCGATGACGCTCGTTCCAAAAATATTAAGtagctaatgctaagctacattTCAACCTCAGAGACTTTCCCAGCAAATGAAGACTTTTGGAGAAACtcactgttttaaaaatattacgACCACATTAAAAACCACAtgagtatttttcttttgtattgtgTTGCTCAGTTTCAGAATCACATTTAGAAACAGTTGATCAGATGGTGGACAGAACTGTCTTTGAGCAGAATCAATAAAAACTTATAATGTAGTACCTCAAAAAATGAGACTAAAGTAACTCATATTATCAACAGTATCAAGTCAATTattccatttaaaaaatcagctTATTTTTGATTAATGTTTTGTACTCGAGCTAgcgtcttctttttttgtgttagcAGCGtggcagtcagtcagtcagtttgtCCACCACTTTTGTTGAGACAGATTTCCATGACTTTAATCTTTCAGTTGCTTCTGAAACAtctatctccttttttttgtcaaattagAACTTCAAATATGACCTTTACCATACCCTATGTTACACCTAGGTCCCTGAATACAAACAATACTGGACGTCAGCTGCTGTTAGCATGAAGCTCAAAACGCTCACAGAGCCGCTAAAATGTTCTTAACGATTTTATTTACTCAACCGAGTCAACTCAACCCACTGATTCAGTCCCTCATTAACCTCTTACATTGTTAGTGAAAATCAAGAGAACAAAAGACCTAGGAACATGGACAACCCCTTTGTTTTGAGTGCTAattagcaaatgttagcatgctaacttcCCAAACTATTATGGTCAACATGGTAGTGCTGTGCTGTGACTAGCAAGTTATAGACAATAGTTTGCATAgcaatattttctgtttgtgaatATATAAGAATCTACTCAGAAATGAGTGCAGTTTCACATTTTCTCCAAATGTGACTCAGACTTGAGGTTTCGTTGAACTTTTGCACTCTTCATATCAACGACAATGATGAAATGTGTAACCATTATTACTCAACTTGCTAGCTTTGTCATTGTGAGCATAAAAAGCTAACAGTAGCTTGATTCAAAGTGctgcttttcacatcattgACGCTGACTCTAATTTCAGAGCTGATATTTTCAACATCTGTGACACGGACTCAGATGAATAGTCCTGTTAAACTACTGTTCACACCTGTCCacactttaaattaacattACTGCTCAATGTTATAATGTCAGCTTGTCCTCCTTAGCATGGCTGTAGAACGTGctttagctaacattagctttatTTTGTTAGTGCTAATGCTTTCAATTTTTGATACACTAACTCAGATGCAgagtttttgtttgtaatcCTATTATATTAGCTCTTTATATTTACACCATAAACTTGATTGTATCTGTgccaatattgtttttttcttgtaaacatTGGGTCCTATGGATATGGTATATGGATATGGTAGGATGGCTCCCTTTGACTTTGATGCTAATTAGCTAATTTTAGCTTTTAAAATGACTAAACTAAAGTGGTGAACCTTCAATATAACACCTTTGCTCTGTGTTTATAATCATAACTGAAGAGTATATTTGGCTGACTTAGGCGTATTCTATTAGTGCTGATTTAACTGACATTTTACTGTGAAGATGGGAGTTTTTTGGCACCATTGACACGTTTTTGGCTACGTGGGAGTATTCAAAGTTTATAGAAATCAACCAGGAGGCTGATGTAAATGTTTCCTCCCACTTAACTGTTGTTAAGATATGATCTAAGTGCTACATTATCCACTGCAGTAAAAAAGCCAGTCATCATCCAAAGGAAAAAGCAGTGCAGTTTTCCACTTTCTACGTCTGTGACAGTGACCCAGACAGAGGGGTTTTTAAGTTTATCCACTctttctttcagtgttttctttctgcctcttcaGCTTTTGGCTGAAATGTATCTTAAGTGCGTCCAGACTACAGGTCTGCTTGTcgccctctgtctctctgcaggctcTTTGGGGTGACAGGGAACTGTGCAGCCTGCAGTAAGCTGATCCCTGCCTTTGAGATGGTGATGAGAGCCAGAGACAACGTCTACCATTTAGACTGCTTTGCCTGTCAGCTCTGCCGCCAGAGGTAAGATTAGGGGAGCAATTAGCCAGGGAGATCAAATTCAGTTGACTTATCTGGGAGGTGTGCTAGTGAGCCCACTGGTCATTATAAGCATGCATTGTAATCAGAAAGCGATGAAATGTACTGCACAGTTAGAAACCTCGAGGGGGTTAAAGACTTTGTATATCACTTGGGGAGTTAATCACGCAGCAATCATGCAAGATTAATTTTCTGATTATAGCAGGGGATGTATGCTGAAAATATGCCTCAAATGCTCCACTGGGGAACTCATGATTCACTTCAGCTCCAGCAAGAACCAAGACCTAGATCcatatttttgtttctctccgCAGATTTTGCGTGGGAGACAAGTTTTTCCTGAAGAACAACATGATCCTGTGCCAGCTGGACTATGAAGGAGGCCATCTTAATGGCAGTGCAGAGAGGCAGGCTCAATAAGAGGTAATATTGTGATGACGATAAATTACAGGCCCGGACAGCTGCTCTGACAGTTTGAAGTAAACCATGCACACAGATATCTGGAAGGTATACAAGTGAGCTCACAGGCTCATCCCACATATGACCATATGTAGTCATGAGACTTCAAACCACAGGCTGCTGGCATCACTGAGACAATCCATGCAGCGATATTTTGTACCATATTTTCTTTGAAGAAGTCTGCATCTTGTCACACAAATATGTAGCGTTCTGAGGGCGGTTTATATGTCTGTCACGTCAAATACAGGAGTATCAGTATCAGAGTTAGGCCTACATTATTTTAGATAAAACCATATCTAAAGTCCTGTGCtattttttcgttttttttctgagcgtcAGCTTTCAGTTTTCAA includes:
- the LOC109985964 gene encoding rhombotin-1, whose protein sequence is MVLDKEESVSLVPLQSREKPRACAGCNGKIRDRFMLQALDRFWHEDCLKCACCDCRLGRLGSTLYTRANLILCRRDYLRLFGVTGNCAACSKLIPAFEMVMRARDNVYHLDCFACQLCRQRFCVGDKFFLKNNMILCQLDYEGGHLNGSAERQAQ